From Balneola sp. MJW-20:
AGATCTTGTTATCGGGAAGTGCCGAGTTAATATTCAGGTCGTTAAATTCACCATCAATGAGAGCGGTAATTCCACCCCCGTACATTCCAAACCATATACGTCCCTCTTTATCACCGGTTATGGTCAAAACCACATTATTCGGCAGACCCATATCTGTATCATAGTTACTGAAATAATTACCAAAGAATATGGAAGCCCCTCCGCCATTTGTTCCAAACCACATATTCCCTTCGCGGTCGGACATGACCGAGGTGACGATGTTATTCGAGAGCCCTTGTTCTGTGGTATAATTCTGCACCTTTCCATCCTGATAAAAGCTTACTCCACCTTCCGCACCCAACCATATACCCCCTTCCGAAGTCGTCTCAATAGCCCAAATATTAGCACTTAACAATCCCTCTGACTCATTAATAATTTCGGTGACTCCATCCTGAAAAATCACCAGGCCGTTCCTGCTCCCGATCAGTACTTTTCCATTACCGGCAAAGACCACATCCCTTAGACGATCTTCCGGAAGCCCGTCATTCATTGTATAGACTCTGAAACTTCCATCATTGAGACTGGTCAATCCTCCGCGGGTTGCAAAATAAAGAGTCCCTTTATCGTCTTCTGTAATAGCTCTTACCCGGTTATTGCTCAAACCATTTACTGTTGTGTACTGTATGAGTCGACCATTGGAATAATTCCACACCCCATCACCGTCTGTACCAAACCATAATGCACCATTACTATCCTGAAAGATGCTTAGTATCGTGCTACTCTGCAGTGCATCCAGGTCTGGTTCTTTTTGTATACTGTCTTCTTCCCAATAGTTCACACCCGATTCAGATCCTATCCATAGTCTCCCGAAATTATCTTCATATACTGAATGCAGAGTGTTGTTATTCAGGCCGTTCTCTTCAAAATAAGATGTGGTGACTACTCCATCATATCGGGTCAGACCAAAACTGGTAGCCAACCATATGTAACCGTCTGAATCCTGTTCAATATCGTACACCACTGATTCAGTGAGTCCCTGCTCTATAGAATAAGTTCTGAAGGGATACTTTTGAGCAAAGGAATTGCCCCATAATATCATTAGTAATACAGCACTAAGGGATAGTTTTATTTTCATAGGCAGTCCGGAAGCAATTGTCATAATACCAGTGTATGGTACAAAATTTCTGAAAAAAGCAGGTTTGCAGCCCTCTTTATTCAGTAATCAGTTCTCTCGTAACCTTAATTGGATAGTATCAGGCAATAATTACATAATCAACAAATATCAGGGATAATAAAAAAGCCCTCATTTGAGGGCTTTAAGTTCTATCCCAGATAAGCTCTGAGAGCTGCGCTGCGGTTATGATGCCGCAACTTTCTGAGTGCTTTTTCCTTAATCTGCCGGACTCGTTCACGGGTAAGATCAAAGCGTTCACCAATTTCTTCAAGGGTCAGTGAATGTTCTCGACCTATACCGAAATACAATCTGATCACCTCAGCTTCACGGCTGGTCAGTTTTGATAATGCTCTTTCAATCTCGACTTTCAGGGATTCACCCATAAGGTCAAAATCAGGATTCGGGATCTCCTCGTTTTCAAGTACATCGAGCAGACGATTATCTTCACCCTGCGCAAAGGGAGCATCCATAGATAGGTGGCGACCGGAGATCTTTAACGTGTCTGCAACCTCACCTACCGTCATCTCAAGGCTTTCTGCAAGTTCATGGGCAGAAGGAACTCTTTCATACTCCTGCTCAAGCTTTGAAAGTTCTTTACCGATCTTGTTGAGAGCACCTACTCTGTTAAGGGGAAGCCTTACAATACGGCTTTGCTCAGCAAGAGCCTGAAGAATAGACTGGCGGATCCACCATACCGCGTAAGAAATAAATTTGAAACCACGGGTCTCATCAAAACGCTTGGCAGCTTTGATCAGACCGAGGTTACCTTCATTGATAAGATCTCCGAGAGATAAACCCTGATTCTGGTACTGTTTTGCAACAGAAACAACGAATCTCAGGTTTGCTTTGGTGAGGTCTTCTAAAGCTCTCTGACTCCCTTTCTGAATTTCCTTAGCTAATCTAACCTCATCATCAGGTGTGATCAGTTTCTCTTTTCCTATTTCATGCAGATAGCGATCCAAAGATTCTGATTCACGAGTAGAAATGCCTGAACTTTTTGCCACAATTACTAACTATTTGATTGAATATTTTTAATGCGCTCGAGCGTAAATATGAACTTAATAATTCATGGATATCACTCCGATATAGCTACATCTACGCAGTATAGTAGAACAACTGATAAATATAAGCAATATTACTCAGAATGTTAAGTCACTATTATCCCGGAAATCACTGCTTCTGCAGAAATGAGGTGCCCTTAAATTTATGTTCAGCTCCAAAGAACTCTGCAACCGATACAGCGATATCAGAAAAGCTTCCTCGGATACCCAGATCTTCTTTAGCGGCTGAATTTACAGGATACACCAGCAAGGGAACAAATTCCCTTGAGTGGTCGGTGCTTTCCGAGCAAGGGTCATTGCCATGGTCCCCCGTAATCATCAGCAGATCTCCTTTTTTCATTTTTCCGAGTATTGCCGGCAGAGCCCGGTCAAATTCTTTCAGACTTTCTGCATAGCCTTCAGGATCAAGCCGGTGCCCGAAAAGCTGGTCGGTATCAATCAGGTTTACAAATACTAAGGAGTTCTCAACAGCACTCATGGCACTGAGCAGCTGAGAAATTCCTTCCGCATTGCTTTTGGTCCGTCTGAATTGCGTAAAACCATCTCCCGCAAATAGATCGATCACCTTACCTATAGAATAGGTTTTTATTCCATTTTGCTGCAGCACGTTCATAAGATGATGAGTGGGCGGACTCATTGAATAGTCGTGCCTCTTATCCGAGATCCTGTAATAATTTCCATGCTGCCCCGTAAACGGCCTGGCTATTACCCTGCCAACGCCATGTTCACCAATACAGATCTCATTTCTGACATATTCACACCACTCATATAACTTCTTAACCGGGATCACATCCTCATGTGCGGCAATTTGAAAAACGCTGTCAGCTGAAGTATAAACAATAGGGTAGCCGGTTTTAATATGCTCATCGCCGTATTCTTTAATTACCTCTGTACCTGAATAAGGCTTGTTACACAATACTTTGTCTACTCCTGTCCCCTCACAAAACTTAGCGATCAGGTCATCCGGAAAGCCCTCCGGATATACCGGAAAAGGTTTTTCAAGTTGTATACCCGCAATTTCCCAGTGGCCGGTGGTGGAATCTTTACCTGCAGATACTTCCCTCATTTTAGCCCAGGCAGCCATTGGCTTCTGCTCTTGTTCTATTGATGAGAGCGGAATAATATTTCCCAGCCCCATTTTCTGCAGATTAGGGAGTCTGAGTCCGGTCTCTTTACTGACATGACCCAGTGTATTCATGTTTTCGTCGCCGTAAAGGTGTGCATCTTCCTGAGCGCCGACCCCGAGTCCGTCAATAATGATCAGATAGACATTACTCATGATGCCTGATAAAGCTCCATTTCCTGGTCACTCAGAACTTTGGAAAGTGCTTTCTTGGCTTTTTCGAGTACCTGATAGCTGCTGCTATCATCACGGGTTATCATGGTGTAGCCGGCTTTGAAATTAACATTCAGATAACCACCGCCTGAAAGTTTTAAACCGGTATCTGTTTTACGCCGCACGCTATTCATCCAGTTTTCTACGGCATCCTCCGAATCACTTTGCACGATAAACGCATAAACATAATCAGAGTTAAAGCCCAGGTAGCCACATTCATTGTGCCTGGCCGGATTCAAGAACTCAACAAAGTCGCCCTGAATACGCTGTAATTCCTCAAGGCGGAATTTCGTTCTCAGCGTTGAACTATCGCCCGGGGTTACCAGTCCAAACCAGGTATAAATATTCTGGCCTTCTT
This genomic window contains:
- a CDS encoding RNA polymerase sigma factor RpoD/SigA, with amino-acid sequence MAKSSGISTRESESLDRYLHEIGKEKLITPDDEVRLAKEIQKGSQRALEDLTKANLRFVVSVAKQYQNQGLSLGDLINEGNLGLIKAAKRFDETRGFKFISYAVWWIRQSILQALAEQSRIVRLPLNRVGALNKIGKELSKLEQEYERVPSAHELAESLEMTVGEVADTLKISGRHLSMDAPFAQGEDNRLLDVLENEEIPNPDFDLMGESLKVEIERALSKLTSREAEVIRLYFGIGREHSLTLEEIGERFDLTRERVRQIKEKALRKLRHHNRSAALRAYLG
- a CDS encoding phosphopentomutase, with protein sequence MMSNVYLIIIDGLGVGAQEDAHLYGDENMNTLGHVSKETGLRLPNLQKMGLGNIIPLSSIEQEQKPMAAWAKMREVSAGKDSTTGHWEIAGIQLEKPFPVYPEGFPDDLIAKFCEGTGVDKVLCNKPYSGTEVIKEYGDEHIKTGYPIVYTSADSVFQIAAHEDVIPVKKLYEWCEYVRNEICIGEHGVGRVIARPFTGQHGNYYRISDKRHDYSMSPPTHHLMNVLQQNGIKTYSIGKVIDLFAGDGFTQFRRTKSNAEGISQLLSAMSAVENSLVFVNLIDTDQLFGHRLDPEGYAESLKEFDRALPAILGKMKKGDLLMITGDHGNDPCSESTDHSREFVPLLVYPVNSAAKEDLGIRGSFSDIAVSVAEFFGAEHKFKGTSFLQKQ